In the Klebsiella aerogenes KCTC 2190 genome, one interval contains:
- a CDS encoding dihydrodipicolinate synthase family protein produces the protein MHHSIRGVLTAIVTPFTASGELNLTALRQQVERQLAAGNGIFCGGTNGEFFVLNEAEKIAVAETCVEAVAGRAPVVAHIGEVSTRETIRLGQQIAKSGVDAVSVITPWFVPLKQDELVSHYTAIADALSVPVFLYNIPARTGNTIEPQTARQLAAHGNIIGIKDSAGSYESLKGFLDAVKDIDGFNVLNGPDSLIHQGFVDGCSACISGLANVAPREINAIWSTFQAGDIEASRLAQENVTGLRTDLYKVAFSPAAVKKALQLMGHEVGDSRYAVQFSASQLQQIRGIIAQYLN, from the coding sequence ATGCATCATTCCATTCGCGGCGTGTTAACCGCCATTGTTACCCCCTTTACCGCCAGCGGTGAACTTAATTTGACGGCGCTGCGCCAACAGGTAGAACGACAGCTGGCCGCCGGTAATGGCATTTTTTGCGGCGGAACCAACGGCGAGTTTTTCGTCCTCAATGAAGCGGAAAAAATAGCTGTTGCCGAAACCTGCGTCGAGGCGGTTGCCGGACGCGCGCCGGTGGTGGCGCATATTGGCGAAGTGTCGACGCGGGAAACCATTCGTCTTGGCCAGCAGATAGCAAAGTCAGGCGTCGACGCGGTGTCCGTCATCACCCCGTGGTTCGTGCCGCTAAAACAAGATGAGCTGGTAAGCCACTACACGGCGATCGCTGATGCGCTGAGCGTACCGGTATTTCTGTATAACATCCCGGCGCGCACCGGTAACACCATTGAACCGCAAACCGCACGTCAGCTGGCTGCGCATGGCAACATCATTGGCATCAAAGATAGCGCCGGTAGTTATGAGAGTCTTAAGGGCTTTCTTGATGCGGTGAAGGATATCGACGGTTTTAATGTCCTGAACGGGCCGGATTCGCTGATTCATCAGGGTTTCGTTGACGGTTGTTCAGCGTGCATTTCCGGGTTGGCTAACGTTGCGCCACGAGAGATTAACGCGATTTGGTCAACCTTCCAGGCAGGCGATATTGAAGCCTCCAGGCTGGCGCAGGAAAACGTCACCGGCCTGCGTACCGATCTCTACAAAGTCGCCTTTTCCCCCGCCGCGGTGAAAAAAGCATTGCAGCTGATGGGCCATGAGGTCGGCGATAGCCGCTACGCGGTGCAGTTTAGCGCATCTCAACTGCAGCAAATACGTGGAATCATCGCGCAGTATCTTAATTAA
- a CDS encoding sodium:solute symporter family protein produces the protein MNHFTTEDTFIIVGIVIAYILFTTWLTFRIRSKNSGDFMEGSRAMPAFIVGILLMSEYIGAKSTIGTAQAAFESGIAASWSVLGAAIGFPLFGLILVKRIYNTGKITISGAIAEKYGTSTKNIISIIMIYALLLVNVGNYVSGAAAISTVLKINLPLAAFITAIVSTFYFAFGGMKGVAWVTMLHSALKYAGLLIIMGFALAKTGGFTPMIEKMPDYYWTWDGNFGAGTICAWLIGTIGSIFCTQFVIQAISSTKNVKSAKRSTWIAFFFCLPIAFAIAIIGVAAKFLHPEINSLYALPVFLQDMNPWLAGLVTTSLVASIFVSVSTVALAIASLVVKDFYVPWRNPTPEQEFKATRWASLIIGFLPLIFVLLVPEVLKLSFFTRAIRLSITVVAVIAFYAPFFKSARGANAGLIGACVVTSAWYLLGDPFGINNMYIALITPALIMVIDRLIPNKAQQSSPAPIEQRGV, from the coding sequence ATGAATCATTTTACCACTGAAGATACCTTTATTATTGTTGGCATTGTCATCGCCTATATCTTATTTACCACCTGGCTGACGTTCCGTATTAGAAGTAAAAACTCCGGGGATTTTATGGAGGGCTCGCGCGCGATGCCAGCCTTTATTGTCGGTATCCTACTGATGTCGGAATATATCGGCGCCAAGTCCACTATCGGAACCGCACAGGCCGCCTTTGAGAGCGGGATTGCCGCCTCCTGGTCGGTGTTGGGCGCCGCCATTGGCTTTCCACTATTTGGCCTGATACTGGTTAAGCGCATCTATAACACTGGCAAAATTACTATTTCCGGGGCGATTGCCGAGAAATACGGCACCAGCACCAAGAATATTATTTCCATTATTATGATTTACGCCCTGTTGCTGGTGAACGTCGGTAACTACGTCAGCGGCGCGGCGGCAATTTCCACGGTATTAAAAATCAATTTACCCCTCGCGGCGTTTATTACCGCCATCGTCAGTACTTTCTATTTTGCCTTTGGCGGTATGAAAGGCGTGGCCTGGGTCACCATGCTGCACAGCGCTTTAAAATATGCCGGCCTGCTTATTATTATGGGTTTCGCGTTGGCAAAAACCGGCGGTTTTACGCCAATGATCGAGAAAATGCCAGATTACTACTGGACCTGGGATGGTAATTTTGGCGCCGGCACGATCTGCGCCTGGCTTATCGGCACCATCGGCTCCATCTTCTGTACCCAGTTTGTCATTCAGGCGATCAGTTCGACCAAAAACGTAAAATCGGCGAAACGCTCTACCTGGATTGCCTTTTTCTTCTGCCTGCCTATCGCCTTCGCGATCGCCATTATCGGCGTGGCGGCGAAGTTTTTACACCCGGAAATCAACAGCCTGTACGCCCTGCCGGTGTTTCTGCAAGATATGAACCCGTGGCTTGCCGGGTTAGTGACAACGTCACTTGTTGCTTCAATTTTCGTTAGCGTCAGTACCGTTGCCCTGGCGATTGCCTCGCTGGTGGTAAAAGATTTTTACGTGCCGTGGCGCAATCCAACGCCGGAGCAGGAGTTTAAAGCCACCCGTTGGGCCTCGCTGATCATCGGTTTTCTGCCGCTTATTTTTGTGCTGCTGGTCCCGGAAGTGCTGAAGCTCTCCTTCTTTACCCGCGCCATCAGGCTCTCTATCACCGTCGTCGCGGTCATCGCCTTCTATGCGCCGTTCTTTAAGAGCGCCCGCGGCGCGAACGCTGGCCTTATCGGCGCCTGCGTGGTGACTTCGGCGTGGTATTTGCTCGGCGATCCGTTCGGCATCAATAACATGTACATCGCGCTGATCACCCCGGCCCTGATTATGGTTATCGACCGCCTGATCCCCAATAAAGCGCAACAATCATCCCCGGCCCCCATTGAACAACGTGGAGTGTAA